In Pleuronectes platessa chromosome 4, fPlePla1.1, whole genome shotgun sequence, the following proteins share a genomic window:
- the vamp8 gene encoding vesicle-associated membrane protein 8, with protein sequence MDKDAERGGVGTELEPQDKVQTLKDQVDGVKNIMTENVDRILARGERLDDLMGKSEDLQAGAQHFKQTSVKVARSYWWKNVKMVVVIVVIVLIIILIIILLATGVIPISSPAPPAPLPEITTVKPGK encoded by the exons GAACGGGGAGGCGTGGGGACTGAATTAGAGCCTCAGGACAAGGTGCAGACCTTGAAGGATCAGGTCGATGGGGTGAAAAACATCATGACGGAGAACGTGGACCGGATCCTGGCCCGAGGAGAGAGGCTGGACGACCTCATGGGAAAGTCCGAGGACCTGCAGGCAGGG GCTCAGCACTTCAAACAGACTTCTGTGAAAGTGGCTCGCTCCTACTGGTGGAAGAACGTCAAGATGGTCGTGGTCATCGTGGTGAtcgtcctcatcatcatcctgatCATCATCCTGCTGGCCACTGGAGTCATCCCCATCAGTTCTCCAGCGCCTCCTGCGCCTCTTCCAGAAATTACCACCGTCAAGCCAGGAAAGTGA